Sequence from the Arthrobacter pigmenti genome:
TCGTCGGCGAAGATCCGCGAGTTGCGCCGGGCATCGAAGCCGACGACGGCGCGCGGCGCGTACTCTCCCGACGCCAGGTCGAGCGCATGGGCTGCAACCCCGGCCGCGGCGCGCCGCACGACGACCCGGTTCATGCGGTTTGGACCCGGTCCCAGCGCGGCACGCAGGCCCGCCGTCCCGAAAAGCAGCGGGCCGCTGAAGGCATCCCCAAGCTGCTGTAGGGCAGCCAGCCCGCCGTCGTCGTCGTTCTGGGCACTGTTGATCAGTCGTGTCAGTTCCGCGCGGGTTTCCGGATCTGGGTCCTCGGCGGCCCATTCGCGGGCCTGCGTGAAGAGATCCATGGTCAGAGCCTGCCGATGATGTCGGCGAGGAGCCGCGAGATGCGCGGGCCGGCGGCCTGGCCGGCCTCCAGGACTTCCTCGTGGCTGAGCGGTAGGGGACTGATGCCGGCCGCGAGGTTGGTCACCAGCGACATACCGAAGACCTCCATGCCCGCGTGCCGCGCGGCAATCGCCTCAAGGGCAGTGGACATGCCAACGAGGTCCGCGCCGATCCGCTTGGCGTACTGGACTTCGGCCGGGGTTTCGTAATGCGGTCCGGTGAACTGGGCATAGATGCCTTCGTCGAGGGATGGATCGACCTCGCGTGCCAGGGTCCTCAGCCGGGACGAGTAGAGGTCGGTGAGGTCGACGAACGTGGCGCCCTCAAGCGGTGAGGTTGCCGTGAGGTTGAGGTGGTCGCTGATCAGTACCGGGGTGCCGGGTGCCCATTTTTCCTGCAGGCCGCCGCAGCCGTTGGTCAGGACGAGGACCTTGGCTCCCGCCGCCGCGGCCGTGCGCACACCGTGAACGACGGCACGCACGCCGCGGCCCTCGTAGTAGTGGGTGCGGGCGCCGAGGACGAGGGCACGCTTGCCCGCCGGGGTGAGGACGGAGCGGATGGTGCCCACATGCCCGGCGACTGCCGGCGCGGCGAAACCCGGAATGTCCGTGGCCTGAAGGGTGTGGGTGGTTTCACCGATCAGTTCCGCGGCCTGGCCCCAGCCGGAACCGAGGACCAGCGCGATGTCATGGGCTGGTACCGAAGTCTCCTGGGCGATGTACTCCGCTGCGGTGCGGGCAAGGGCGAACGGGTCCTGGGGGGATTGGTCAGTCACCGGTCCAACTTACCTCCAGTTCTCGGCGTCGATCCACCTGCTGTTTAGCCTCCTGTTGCTGTCCACGCCGTTTGAGCGGTGGTGGGGGATAGGACAGAATGGCAACTGTGACGAGTCAACTGGATTTCAGCGCCCTGCGGATCGCAATTCTCGGGGGTGGACCGGGCGGCTACGAAGCGGCCATGGTTGCCGCCTCGCTTGGAGCGACCGTCACCATTGTTGAGCAGAACGGCCTGGGCGGCTCCGCTGTGCTGACGGACGTCGTTCCTTCGAAGACGCTCATCGCCACGGCCGACACCATGGCCCGCGTCGCCAACGCGCACAACCTTGGAGTGAAGTTCGCTGATTCGACTGCGGCCTACGCGGATCTGGGGCAGGTGAACCAGCGGCTGCTTGACCTCGCGGCCAACCAGTCCCGGGACATCACCGCAGCTCTGGAGGGTGCGGGAGTCACCGTCCTGATCGGTACAGGCAAGCTGCTCGATAACCACCGGCTTGAAGTGGAAACGGAATCCGGGACCACAACCGTTGAGGCAGATGCCATCCTGCTCTCCGTCGGAGCCCACCCCCGCGAACTACCCACGGCAGCGCCGGACGGTGAGCGGATCTTCAACTGGAAACAGATCTACAACCTGACCGAAGTGCCCGAGCACCTGATCGTCATCGGATCGGGGGTGACGGGTGCCGAGTTCGCTTCCGCCTACCACGGCCTCGGAGCGGAAGTCACCCTAGTCTCCAGCCGCGACCGCGTGTTGCCCGGCGAGGACGCCGACGCCGCGGAGGTCCTCGAGAACGTCTTCCGCGAGCGCGGCATGAGCGTGCTGTCCAAATCCCGTGCCGAGGGCGTGGTCCGCACCGACGATGGCGTGAGGGTCACCCTTTCCGACGGCCGCACTGTTGACGGAAGCCACTGCCTGGTGGCCGTAGGGTCCATCCCGAATACCGCAGGGATCGGGCTCGAGGAAGCCGGTGTTGCGCTCACCGAATCGGGGCACATCAAAGTGGACGGTGTCTCCCGTACCACCGCCCCCAACGTCTATGCCGCCGGTGACTGCACCGGCGTCCTTGCCCTTGCCTCGGTATCCGCTATGCAGGGCCGGATCGCCATGGCACACCTGATGGGAGACAGCGTCACACCGTTGAAGCTGAAGCAGGTGGCGTCCAACATCTTCACGGCACCCGAGATCGCCTCCGTTGGGGTTTCGGAGGCCGACGTCGAATCCGGCCGTTACCAGGGCGACGTCTTCAAGCTCTCGCTCAGCACCAATCCGCGCGCGAAAATGATGAACGTCAAGGACGGGTTCGTGAAGATCATCGCCCGCAAAGGATCGGGCACGGTGATCGGCGGCGTCGTTGTTGCCCCTCGTGCTTCCGAGCTGATCTTCCCGCTCGCGCTCGCCGTCACCAAGAAGCTTCATGTGGACGACGTCGCCAACACCTTCACCGTGTACCCGTCGCTTACCGGGTCAATCTCGGAAGCGGCGCGCCGGCTGCACATCCACTAGGCCTGTTTCCACCGGCCGGCGTCACCGCGAGCCGGTCTCCCCACCATCTCCAGCCGCCGTCGTGGATTTAACGGCGTGGCGTGCGGTTACACGCCGTTTGCGCCCTAATAGGTGGGGAATCCGGGATACGGGCCTCACTAGGCCGGCGCAGTTTGGAAGTGCTCCTCGATGATCCCGCGGATGTCCGCGTGGCACCCGCCGCATCCCGTCCCCGCCCGCGTCGACGCCGACACCTCCACAACCGTTGAACAGCCGACGACGGCGGCCTGCTCGATACTTCCCCGGCTCACCCCCGCGCACCGGCAGACGGTGGCCGACGGATCGCGGTTGGGCGACGACGACGCCTGCTCCTCCGCCCCATCCAGGGGAAGCAGGCTCGACCGGTCCTCAGGTAACACCGAACCGCTCTCGAAGAGCAGCACCAGTTCGGCACCCGTTCGCGGCATCCCGATGCACACCAGCCCGCTGAGCACCCCGTCGCGCGTCACAATCTTGGCGTACCGCCCGTGCTGCGGATCGGCCCACAGCGCAACTGCGGTGCCGTCGTCGTGCCCGGACCACAGGTTTGCGCTCACGTCACCGGCCACTACCGCGTCCAACCCGCGTGCCTTCAGCATCACGACCGGGGGCAGCGCCGCTTCACGGTATGACGACGACGACCCACCCGCGCCAGAAGTCGCGCCGAAAGGAGTGCCGGACGCTTCGACAGCAGCCACATCGGAAGGTGCCAATTGCCGGCCCAGGAAGTCCGCGAGCCACTCAGCCTGCTTCCAGCCCGGCCCGATCAGCCCCGAGGGGGTGGTATCACCCGCACAGTCAGCGCAGTCCGGGTCCAGGCAGCTCACCTCGGCGCAGTCGCCGATCGCGTGGATGAACTCGTCGTGATGGACCGTGAGGGAATGATCAACCAGGATTCCGCTGCGAATTGGCAGCCCGGCGCCGTCTGCCAGTTCAGTGCGGGGCCGCACGCCGCAGGACAACACCAACAGATCGCCCGAGACGAACCGGCCGTCATCGAGGCGGAGGGCCGTGAACTCCCCGGTGGCAGTGTGTTCCAGCCCCACGGCTTTGGCCCCGGAGACCAGCCGGACGCCCTGCCGCCGGAGCGTGGCAGCGAGGACCCGGCCGCCGTCGTCGTCGATGTTGCGGGCCAGAGGGTAATCGCCGTGGTGCACCACCGAGACCCGCGCGCCTTCCTCGGCTGCCGCGAGGGCGGCTTCCAACCCGAGGATACCGCCGCCGAGGATCACCACGTCTCCCCGCCGCTGAACCACCGCGCGCAGTGCCCGGGCATCTGCGAGGTCACGTAGAGCAGTGACTCCCGGGGGAAGCGCGGGGTGCAGCGGGTCCGGGTTCAGTCCGGCGAGATAGGGGATGACGGGACGTGCCCCGGTGGCCAGGACCAGCCGGTCATACGCGCGGACGGTCCCGTCGGAGAGCTGGAGCTGCCGGCGAGCCCGGTCGATCCGGCGCACGGTCCGGTCTAGTAGAACGTCAGCGCCCAGGGCGGCGAGCCGCGCAGTGTCGCTGAGCGAGATCGTCTCGGGGGAGGTCCGGCCAACGCCGACGTCGGCAACCAGGACGCGGTTATACGCCGAGTCGGGCTCGGCCCCGATCACGGTGAGGTGTGCCGCACCGGAGGCAAGCAGCGGATCGATCAGCTCGATGAACCGTGCCGCGACGGGGCCGAATCCCACCACAACAATGCGTTCGCTCATACGGCCACAGCCTCCGTCCCTGCCGAACGGTGCGCCCGCACCGTCACCCGGGTTGTCTTGAATTCGGGCATTCCGGAGACCGGATCCGTCTCATCGGAGGTGAGCAGGTTCGCGTTTCCCGCGCCTGGAAAGTGGAAGGAGAGGAAGACGGTGTCCTGCCGGACCGTCGTCGTCAGCTGTGCGCGTGCCGTGACGGTGCCGCGGCCGTTGCCGATTTCCACCTCGGCGTTGTCCGTGATGCCCAGACCGGCGGCGGTGACCGGGTGAATCTGGATCACCTGGCTGTCACTTGTGGCCAGGAGATCACCGACCCGGCGGGTCTGCGTGCCTGACTGGTAGTGCTCCAGCAGCCGCCCTGTCGCAAGCGTCAGCGTTCCGCGGGGAGCAACACCGGCAACCGACGACGGCGCCACAGGGTGAAGCACAGCCCGTCCATCTGGGTGCGCGAAACGGTCAAGGAACAACCGGGGCGTCCCGTTGCTTCCGGTCGGGTAGGGCCAGTAGGCGGGCTCGCCGTCGTCGAGCATGGCGTAGTCCACTCCGGAGTAGTCAGCGAGGCCACCGGCGCTCGCGGCGCGTAACTCGGTGAACACGGTTTCGGGGTCGTCACTGAACGACGACGGCGCCTCCAGCAGCTCGGCCAGCCGGGACATGATCCACAGTTCGCTGCGTGTGCCGGCCGGCGGTGCCAGAGCCTTCCGGCGCCGGAGAACACGTCCCTCGAGATTGGTCATGGTGCCCTCCTCCTCCGCCCACTGCAGGACCGGAAGAACAAGATCAGCCTCGGCGGCGGTTTCGGACAGGAAGAAGTCGCAGACCACCAGAAAGTCCAGACTGCGCAGACCATCGAGGACCGTGGCGGCGTTCGGGGCCGAGACTGCAACGTTCGCGCCATGGACGAACAGGCAGTGCACTCCTCCGGGTTTGCCGAGCGAAGCGAGAAGTTCGACGGCGGGAAGCCCGGGCCCGGGAATTGCCTCCTCGGGCACTCCCCAGACTTCGGCCATGTGCTTCCTCGCGGCGGGATCGGTGATCTTTCGGTATCCGGGCAACTGGTCGGCCTTCTGCCCGTGTTCGCGGCCGCCTTGACCGTTTCCCTGGCCGGTCAGCGTGCCGTAGCCGCTCCCGGGAGTTCCGGGCAGGCCCAGCAGGAGCGAGAGGTTGATGGCCGCCGTCGCCGTGTCCGTCCCGTTGGTGTGCTGCTCCACGCCCCGGCCGGTGAGGATGTACGTCCCGCCGGGCTCGGCGAGCCGGTGCGCGGTCTTCCGGATCGTTTCCGCCGGAACTCCGGTGACGGCCTGGACCCGCTCGGGCCACCAGGCGGCCACACTCCGCGTGATGGCCTCGTAGCCGCGGGTTCGACCTGCGATGTAGGGCCGGCTAACCAGGCCCTCCGTGATCACCACATGCGTGATGCCGAGCAGGAGCGCGAGGTCCGTCTTCGGCGCGGGCTGGAGGTGTACGCCCTGGCCGTCGGCGGTGAACTGGGCGGTCGCTGATCGGCGGGGGTCGACGATGATGAGTCCGCCCGCATCCCGCGCACCCTGCAAGTGTTGGACGAAGGGCGGCATCGTGTCGGCCGTGTTTGACCCGAGCATCAGGATGGTGCGCGCTGACCCCAGGTCGGCCAGCGGAAAGGGGAGCCCGCGGTCCAGTCCGAAAGCACGGTTCGCCGCGGCGGCGGCCGAGGACATGCAAAACCGCCCGTTGTAATCAATGCGGGAGGTGCCGAGCGCCAGCCGCGCGAATTTTCCCAGCTGGTACGCCTTCTCGTTGGTCAACCCCCCGCCGCCGAAGACGCCGATTGCGTCGGCTCCATACTGTGCGCGGACTTTCCGCACGGTGTCCCGGATGAGCCCGAGTGCGTGTTCCCAGCTCACCGGGCGGTGGACGCCGTCGTCGTCCTTCAATAGCGGCGTCTGCAGACGGTCCGGGTGCCGAAGCAGCTCCGTGGACGTCCAGCCTTTACGGCACAGCCCGCCCTTGTTGGTGGGAAAGTCCCGACCGCTGACGCCCACGGAATCCGGACCCGTGGGGGTCAGCGTCATGGCGCACTGCAGCGCGCAGTACGGGCAGTGGGTGTCAGTCATGCCAGCGGGATCGCACATCAGACGCTTCCCACCCGGCTGGAGGTGCTGCGGCGGAGGTAGAAGAACCAGGTAACTCCAAGCATGAGTGCGTAGGCGGTGACGAAACCGTAGAACGCGGCGTCGTACGAGCCGGTAGCGCCCTTCGAAGCGTTCAGCACCTGGGGGATGACGAATCCGCCGTAGGCTCCGATCGCGGAGATCAGCCCGAGGGCCGCGGCCGCCTTGCGTCCGGTACTCATCCCGTCATCGATTCGGCCCCGCAGAGCGAAGATGATCGGGATCATCCGGTAGGTGGCGCCGTTTCCGGCGCCGGCTGCTGCGAAGAGTACGAGGAACAGCGCCAGGAAGAGCCAGAAGTTCGACGCCGGGAGGGTCCAGACGACGGTCAAGGCAGCCAGCGCCATGACCGCGAAGGCGCAGACGGTGATCCGCGCCCCGCCCCAGCGGTCGGCGAGGCGGCCACCGTAGGGGCGGGCCAGGGAGCCGACCAGTGGTCCGAGGAACGCGAGCGACAGGGCGGCCGGTCCGATGGCGAACGTTGAGAACGCCGGGAAGGAGTCCAGGATCAGTTTCGGGAAGACACCGGAAAAGCCGATGAATGAGCCGAACGTTCCAATGTAAAGGAACGCCATGATCCACAGGTGCGGCTCGCGCAGGGCAGCGACGGAGCCGGCGAGATCCGACTTCGCACTGGAGATGTTGTCCATGTACTTCCAGGCACCGAAAGCGGCGACAAGGATCAGCGGAACCCAGATCCAACCCGCGAGGGGAAGGTTGAGCGTCGCAGCTGCGCCCGCCGCGATGACCAGCGGAACAACCAACTGTGCGACGGCGGCGCCCAGGTTTCCGCCGGCGGCGTTCAGTCCCAGTGCCCAGCCCTTCTCGCGGGCAGGGTAGAAGAAGGTGATGTTCGCCATCGAGCTTGCGAAGTTGCCGCCGCCGAACCCGGCAAGCGCCGCGACGCCCAGCAGTACTCCGAACGGCGTGTCCGGGTTGCTGACGCAAACGGCCAGGCCGATCGCCGGAATCAGGAGCAGGAGCGCCGAGATGATGGTCCAGTTCCGCCCTCCGAACTTCGGAACCATGAAGGTGTACGGGATGCGGAGCGTGGCACCGATCAGGCTGGGCATCGAGATAAGCCAGAAGATCTCGGCGCTGGAGAGTGTGAAACCGGCCGCAGGCAGGTAGATAACGGCGATCGACCAGAGTTGCCAGACAACAAAGCCGAGGAATTCGCAGGCGATGGACCAGCGGAGGTTACGTCGGGCAATGTCTCGGCCGCCGGACTCCCACTGATCGCGGTCCTCGGGGTTCCAGTTATCGATCCACCGGCCGGGACGATGGGCAATAGCTGTTTCGGAGGCTGTGACTGCGCGTTCAACGCTCATGGCGGACCTTTCATTCAAGGAGCAGTACAGCCACGATATGGAGGACGCGTTTCGCGTCAGGTCCCGGTATGTAAACGCGGTGTGACATCCGCCTATCCGCGGCACAGCCGCTGCGTGAGCGGAGGGGACAGACGGTTATTGTCCAGAATGTGGACGGGTTATCTCACGCTTCGATTCCGGTGATGAGATGAAGGATCCGTAATACCACGGTTGCCGGGTATTCCCGCAGCCGTCCAGAGAAAGCACGAAACATATGTCATCGTCATCATCGACAGTGGAGCCCAGCGACACCAAGCCGCTGAACTCCCGTGGGCGCGTCATCTTCGCCAGCCTCATCGGCACCACCATCGAGTTCTACGACTTCTACATCTACGCCACGGCGTCGGTCCTGGTGTTCCCGGCACTGTTCTTCCCGAACTCCGACCCCACCAGTGCGCTCCTGCAGTCATTCGCGATCTTCGGCGTCGCTTTCGTTGCGCGCCCCCTCGGCTCGATCATCTTCGGCCACTTCGGGGACCGCATCGGCCGCAAGGGAACCCTTGTGGCCTCGCTGCTGACGATGGGCATTGCCACCTTCCTGATCGGCGTCCTGCCGACCGCGCTGGTTCCCGGTTGGACGTTCCTGGCGCCCGCCATCCTCGTCCTGCTGCGCTTCCTGCAGGGACTTGCCCTCGGCGGCGAGTGGAGCGGTGCTGCATTGCTCGCGACGGAGAACGCTCCGAAGAACAAGCGCGCGGTGTACGGAACCTTCCCGCAGCTCGGTGCGCCGATCGGCTTCATCATCGCCAACCTGCTGTTCGTGTTTCTGAACGAGGTCCTCTCGCCCGAAGCGTTCCTGGCATGGGGCTGGCGCGTGCCGTTCATTGCCAGTGCCGTCCTGGTGATCGTTGGCCTCTATGTGCGGCTGAAGCTGATCGAGAGCCACTCCTTCCAGCAGGTACTGGACAAGGGCAAGGTCGTGAAGCTTCCGCTTGCTTCGGTGTTCACCCGCCAGTGGCGCCCGCTGCTCCTTGGTACCTTCATCATGTTCGCCACCTACGTGCTGTTCTACCTGATGACCTCGTTCACGCTGAGCTTCGGCACCACCGCCGCCACCGTTGATCAGGCCAGAACCGCCGCGGAGGCTGCAGGGCGCACGTTCACGGCCGAGGACGCCGCGAAGTTCGTTCCGGGCCTGGGGATTGACCGCGGAACCTTCCTGTGGATGCTCATCATCGGTGTCGTCTTCTTCGGTATCTTCACCATCGTTTCGGGGCCGCTGGCT
This genomic interval carries:
- a CDS encoding MFS transporter translates to MSVERAVTASETAIAHRPGRWIDNWNPEDRDQWESGGRDIARRNLRWSIACEFLGFVVWQLWSIAVIYLPAAGFTLSSAEIFWLISMPSLIGATLRIPYTFMVPKFGGRNWTIISALLLLIPAIGLAVCVSNPDTPFGVLLGVAALAGFGGGNFASSMANITFFYPAREKGWALGLNAAGGNLGAAVAQLVVPLVIAAGAAATLNLPLAGWIWVPLILVAAFGAWKYMDNISSAKSDLAGSVAALREPHLWIMAFLYIGTFGSFIGFSGVFPKLILDSFPAFSTFAIGPAALSLAFLGPLVGSLARPYGGRLADRWGGARITVCAFAVMALAALTVVWTLPASNFWLFLALFLVLFAAAGAGNGATYRMIPIIFALRGRIDDGMSTGRKAAAALGLISAIGAYGGFVIPQVLNASKGATGSYDAAFYGFVTAYALMLGVTWFFYLRRSTSSRVGSV
- a CDS encoding molybdopterin oxidoreductase family protein translates to MTDTHCPYCALQCAMTLTPTGPDSVGVSGRDFPTNKGGLCRKGWTSTELLRHPDRLQTPLLKDDDGVHRPVSWEHALGLIRDTVRKVRAQYGADAIGVFGGGGLTNEKAYQLGKFARLALGTSRIDYNGRFCMSSAAAAANRAFGLDRGLPFPLADLGSARTILMLGSNTADTMPPFVQHLQGARDAGGLIIVDPRRSATAQFTADGQGVHLQPAPKTDLALLLGITHVVITEGLVSRPYIAGRTRGYEAITRSVAAWWPERVQAVTGVPAETIRKTAHRLAEPGGTYILTGRGVEQHTNGTDTATAAINLSLLLGLPGTPGSGYGTLTGQGNGQGGREHGQKADQLPGYRKITDPAARKHMAEVWGVPEEAIPGPGLPAVELLASLGKPGGVHCLFVHGANVAVSAPNAATVLDGLRSLDFLVVCDFFLSETAAEADLVLPVLQWAEEEGTMTNLEGRVLRRRKALAPPAGTRSELWIMSRLAELLEAPSSFSDDPETVFTELRAASAGGLADYSGVDYAMLDDGEPAYWPYPTGSNGTPRLFLDRFAHPDGRAVLHPVAPSSVAGVAPRGTLTLATGRLLEHYQSGTQTRRVGDLLATSDSQVIQIHPVTAAGLGITDNAEVEIGNGRGTVTARAQLTTTVRQDTVFLSFHFPGAGNANLLTSDETDPVSGMPEFKTTRVTVRAHRSAGTEAVAV
- a CDS encoding FAD-dependent oxidoreductase, coding for MSERIVVVGFGPVAARFIELIDPLLASGAAHLTVIGAEPDSAYNRVLVADVGVGRTSPETISLSDTARLAALGADVLLDRTVRRIDRARRQLQLSDGTVRAYDRLVLATGARPVIPYLAGLNPDPLHPALPPGVTALRDLADARALRAVVQRRGDVVILGGGILGLEAALAAAEEGARVSVVHHGDYPLARNIDDDGGRVLAATLRRQGVRLVSGAKAVGLEHTATGEFTALRLDDGRFVSGDLLVLSCGVRPRTELADGAGLPIRSGILVDHSLTVHHDEFIHAIGDCAEVSCLDPDCADCAGDTTPSGLIGPGWKQAEWLADFLGRQLAPSDVAAVEASGTPFGATSGAGGSSSSYREAALPPVVMLKARGLDAVVAGDVSANLWSGHDDGTAVALWADPQHGRYAKIVTRDGVLSGLVCIGMPRTGAELVLLFESGSVLPEDRSSLLPLDGAEEQASSSPNRDPSATVCRCAGVSRGSIEQAAVVGCSTVVEVSASTRAGTGCGGCHADIRGIIEEHFQTAPA
- a CDS encoding MFS transporter, translated to MSSSSSTVEPSDTKPLNSRGRVIFASLIGTTIEFYDFYIYATASVLVFPALFFPNSDPTSALLQSFAIFGVAFVARPLGSIIFGHFGDRIGRKGTLVASLLTMGIATFLIGVLPTALVPGWTFLAPAILVLLRFLQGLALGGEWSGAALLATENAPKNKRAVYGTFPQLGAPIGFIIANLLFVFLNEVLSPEAFLAWGWRVPFIASAVLVIVGLYVRLKLIESHSFQQVLDKGKVVKLPLASVFTRQWRPLLLGTFIMFATYVLFYLMTSFTLSFGTTAATVDQARTAAEAAGRTFTAEDAAKFVPGLGIDRGTFLWMLIIGVVFFGIFTIVSGPLAEKFGRRRMLLAVTVGIALFGLTWVPLFGAGIVGAMILLILGFILMGLTFGPMAAILPELFPANVRYTGSAVAYNLSSVIGAAPASFVALALWKAADGSTLMVGLYLSAAAVLTFIALWLSRETRDHDYDNNIG
- a CDS encoding NAD(P)H-quinone dehydrogenase, with product MTSQLDFSALRIAILGGGPGGYEAAMVAASLGATVTIVEQNGLGGSAVLTDVVPSKTLIATADTMARVANAHNLGVKFADSTAAYADLGQVNQRLLDLAANQSRDITAALEGAGVTVLIGTGKLLDNHRLEVETESGTTTVEADAILLSVGAHPRELPTAAPDGERIFNWKQIYNLTEVPEHLIVIGSGVTGAEFASAYHGLGAEVTLVSSRDRVLPGEDADAAEVLENVFRERGMSVLSKSRAEGVVRTDDGVRVTLSDGRTVDGSHCLVAVGSIPNTAGIGLEEAGVALTESGHIKVDGVSRTTAPNVYAAGDCTGVLALASVSAMQGRIAMAHLMGDSVTPLKLKQVASNIFTAPEIASVGVSEADVESGRYQGDVFKLSLSTNPRAKMMNVKDGFVKIIARKGSGTVIGGVVVAPRASELIFPLALAVTKKLHVDDVANTFTVYPSLTGSISEAARRLHIH
- a CDS encoding purine-nucleoside phosphorylase produces the protein MTDQSPQDPFALARTAAEYIAQETSVPAHDIALVLGSGWGQAAELIGETTHTLQATDIPGFAAPAVAGHVGTIRSVLTPAGKRALVLGARTHYYEGRGVRAVVHGVRTAAAAGAKVLVLTNGCGGLQEKWAPGTPVLISDHLNLTATSPLEGATFVDLTDLYSSRLRTLAREVDPSLDEGIYAQFTGPHYETPAEVQYAKRIGADLVGMSTALEAIAARHAGMEVFGMSLVTNLAAGISPLPLSHEEVLEAGQAAGPRISRLLADIIGRL